A window of the Pseudomonas fluorescens genome harbors these coding sequences:
- a CDS encoding class I SAM-dependent methyltransferase, whose product MSNAWNEGYFTDEGYTYGYSREINPVFQRYCLLLRGFSTLESTEGFHCELGFGQGVSINIHAAGNPGSYVGTDFHPGQASHAIALARDWGSDARLFDDSFEQLLARHDLPQFDSISLHGIWTWVSRDNHKLIVEFVRRHLKPGGLLYVSYNCFPGWSPQAPLRQLFSLHDRFASQASARPDQRIDAALQFSEALLAANPKYANSAPGLDAKLQSIKGQDRQYVAHEYFNRDWNCMYFTDVVDALAPAKLDYATTAVPLDSVDPLNLSAEGMDFLEGIEHPVMREQARDYFVNQSFRRDLYVRGANRLSASEHRERMLSTRFVLLQAAESVPANVTGPAGAATLQTEIYGPVLSALADDAYVPKTLRHLLDLVPSLAYGDVEQALNVLIGMGAVAPCQSEAAEKLVQARCNTLNLQLCKRSLYGNKIQTLASPVTGGGVTVSRFQQLFLISIKQGKKHPAEWAQLAWGIIGGQGEGLLKDGRALTTAEENLAELTEQAQAFAESTLVNLKALKIV is encoded by the coding sequence ATGAGCAATGCCTGGAACGAAGGATATTTCACGGACGAAGGCTACACCTACGGGTATAGCCGGGAAATCAATCCGGTTTTCCAGCGTTATTGTCTGCTGCTGCGCGGTTTCTCCACGCTGGAGAGTACCGAGGGTTTCCACTGTGAACTGGGCTTCGGTCAGGGCGTTTCGATCAACATCCATGCCGCAGGCAATCCGGGCTCCTATGTCGGCACCGACTTTCACCCGGGGCAGGCGTCCCACGCCATCGCTCTGGCCAGAGACTGGGGCAGCGATGCGCGACTGTTTGACGACAGCTTCGAGCAGTTGCTGGCCCGCCATGACTTGCCTCAGTTCGACAGCATCAGCCTGCATGGCATCTGGACCTGGGTCAGTCGAGACAACCACAAGCTGATCGTGGAATTCGTCCGTCGCCATCTTAAGCCTGGTGGTCTGCTCTACGTCAGCTACAACTGCTTCCCGGGCTGGTCACCTCAGGCACCTTTGCGCCAACTGTTCAGTCTGCACGACCGGTTCGCCAGTCAGGCCTCTGCACGTCCTGATCAACGTATCGACGCTGCGCTGCAGTTTTCCGAAGCGTTGCTGGCTGCTAATCCTAAATATGCCAACTCGGCACCTGGGCTGGATGCCAAGCTTCAGAGCATCAAAGGCCAGGACCGCCAGTACGTCGCCCATGAGTATTTCAATCGCGACTGGAACTGCATGTATTTCACTGACGTAGTTGATGCCTTGGCGCCCGCCAAGCTCGATTACGCCACGACAGCCGTGCCACTGGACTCCGTCGACCCGCTCAACCTGAGCGCCGAAGGCATGGACTTTCTGGAAGGTATCGAGCATCCCGTCATGCGTGAGCAGGCGCGTGACTACTTTGTGAACCAGAGTTTCCGTCGGGACCTTTACGTACGCGGCGCCAACAGACTGTCCGCTTCCGAGCACCGCGAGCGTATGCTCAGCACGCGTTTCGTTCTGTTGCAGGCGGCAGAAAGCGTACCGGCCAACGTCACCGGTCCGGCAGGCGCAGCCACTTTGCAGACAGAAATCTATGGTCCGGTACTTTCAGCACTGGCGGATGACGCTTATGTGCCGAAGACCTTGCGGCATTTGCTGGATCTCGTTCCCTCATTGGCCTATGGCGATGTGGAGCAGGCCCTCAACGTGTTGATCGGCATGGGGGCCGTGGCGCCCTGCCAGAGCGAGGCAGCCGAAAAGCTGGTGCAGGCCCGCTGCAACACCCTCAACCTGCAGCTGTGCAAGCGTTCGTTATATGGCAACAAGATTCAGACCCTGGCGAGTCCGGTGACCGGTGGTGGCGTGACGGTCAGCCGCTTCCAGCAGTTGTTCCTGATATCGATCAAGCAAGGCAAAAAACACCCGGCTGAATGGGCGCAACTGGCATGGGGCATCATCGGTGGCCAGGGCGAAGGTCTTCTCAAGGATGGCAGGGCCCTGACCACCGCCGAAGAAAACCTTGCCGAACTGACCGAGCAGGCCCAAGCGTTTGCCGAGAGCACGCTGGTCAATCTCAAGGCGCTGAAGATCGTTTAG
- the hchA gene encoding glyoxalase III HchA, whose product MATTQTDDKRPTPDPAEDNAFFPSPYSLSQFTSPKSDLSDAEYPNRYKGGRWKILMIGADERYLLTDNGTMFSTGNHPVETLLPMYHLDKAGFGFEVATLSGNPVKFEFWAMPSEDAEVKGFYEQYRDQFKRPLKLSQVIEDALGEDSDYIGVFIPGGHGALIGLPESEDVKKVLQWAVAKDKFVITLCHGPAALLAAGLGETKDSCIFNGYRICAFPDALDATTPDIGYMPGHLTWKFGEQLQALGVEITNQGISGATLQDRKLLTGDSPLAGNALGKLAAAALLKEVTSG is encoded by the coding sequence ATGGCTACCACGCAGACTGACGACAAGCGCCCAACCCCCGATCCGGCTGAGGACAACGCGTTTTTCCCCTCGCCGTATTCCCTTAGCCAGTTCACTTCGCCCAAATCCGACCTCAGTGATGCCGAGTACCCCAATCGCTACAAGGGCGGGCGCTGGAAGATCCTGATGATCGGCGCCGACGAGCGCTATCTGTTGACCGACAACGGCACCATGTTTTCCACGGGCAATCACCCGGTTGAAACCCTGCTGCCGATGTATCACCTCGACAAGGCCGGTTTCGGCTTCGAGGTCGCGACGCTGTCGGGCAATCCGGTCAAGTTCGAATTCTGGGCCATGCCCTCCGAAGACGCTGAAGTGAAGGGCTTCTACGAGCAATACCGCGATCAGTTCAAGCGTCCGCTCAAGCTGTCCCAGGTGATCGAGGACGCGCTCGGCGAGGACTCGGACTACATCGGCGTGTTCATTCCCGGCGGGCACGGTGCGCTGATTGGCCTGCCGGAAAGCGAGGACGTGAAGAAGGTCCTGCAATGGGCCGTCGCCAAGGACAAATTCGTCATTACCCTGTGCCACGGCCCGGCGGCGTTGCTGGCGGCCGGCCTCGGTGAAACAAAAGACTCGTGCATCTTCAACGGCTACCGGATCTGCGCGTTTCCCGATGCGCTGGACGCGACAACCCCTGACATCGGTTACATGCCCGGCCACCTGACCTGGAAGTTCGGCGAGCAGTTGCAGGCACTTGGTGTGGAAATCACCAACCAGGGCATTTCCGGGGCCACGCTTCAGGATCGCAAACTGCTGACCGGTGACAGTCCGTTGGCAGGCAACGCGCTGGGCAAACTGGCGGCGGCCGCGCTCCTGAAAGAGGTCACGTCGGGGTGA
- a CDS encoding AraC family transcriptional regulator, with product MKQADPGTSRMVQLMETLAPVEGYNLSALEGVRFLRSNRPLTRTPVLYDPGIVILCQGQKRGYLGDDVYVYDAQHYLVVSVPIPFTMETDASADEPMLAIYMQLDFQVASELMQQVDEVYGPSDAPPKGMFASPMDDRLRASTLRFLEAMSNAGEAQILGPSLLREIYYRILTGEQGGSMRAALNRQGHFGKVTRAIRKIHSSYQERLDVEQLAREASMSVPSFHLHFRSVTDASPMQYLKSTRLHQARLLMLRHAMTASAAAFSVGYESASQFSREFKRFFGRTPQAEIEWMKATYALPAPTSPSVYVSSH from the coding sequence ATGAAACAGGCCGACCCAGGCACTTCGCGCATGGTGCAGTTGATGGAAACGCTGGCACCGGTCGAAGGCTATAACCTCAGTGCACTGGAGGGCGTGCGCTTCCTGCGATCGAACCGGCCACTGACCCGCACGCCGGTTCTGTACGACCCCGGCATCGTGATTCTCTGTCAGGGGCAGAAGCGCGGTTATCTGGGCGATGACGTCTACGTCTATGACGCCCAGCATTACCTGGTGGTGTCGGTTCCGATTCCCTTCACCATGGAGACCGATGCCTCTGCAGACGAGCCGATGCTTGCGATCTATATGCAGCTCGATTTCCAGGTGGCCAGCGAGTTGATGCAGCAGGTGGATGAGGTCTACGGCCCGAGTGATGCGCCACCCAAGGGCATGTTCGCCTCGCCGATGGACGACCGCCTGCGCGCATCAACACTGCGTTTTCTCGAAGCCATGAGCAATGCGGGCGAGGCGCAAATATTGGGGCCGTCGCTGTTGCGGGAAATCTATTACCGCATCCTGACCGGCGAGCAAGGCGGCTCGATGCGCGCAGCGCTCAATCGACAGGGGCACTTCGGCAAGGTGACGCGGGCGATCCGCAAGATCCACAGCAGCTATCAGGAACGCCTGGATGTCGAGCAACTGGCCCGCGAAGCGAGCATGAGCGTGCCCAGTTTTCACCTGCACTTTCGCAGCGTGACGGACGCGTCGCCCATGCAATACCTGAAGTCGACGCGCCTGCATCAGGCTCGACTTTTGATGTTGCGCCACGCCATGACGGCGTCAGCGGCGGCGTTCAGTGTCGGCTATGAAAGCGCTTCGCAGTTCAGTCGTGAGTTCAAACGCTTCTTCGGCAGGACTCCGCAGGCGGAGATCGAGTGGATGAAGGCAACCTATGCGTTGCCTGCACCGACGTCGCCTTCGGTTTATGTTTCTTCGCATTGA
- a CDS encoding PA1136 family autoinducer-binding transcriptional regulator, which produces MSPGPAEALLRAALDIEAAPTLVAIQKAVRSFAGAYGYDRFVLFSATSTAEDVVERIYWVEGDWFGDGIAVDAQTYVQRCPVTRHLLDTRESFFWSKVQEQSGELYRVVRLPSGPGVHGLQIPVFGPRGLEGAMSLGGEQIDASARVRLALGMLASVAFYSARRLLEAPRDETAGKLSTREREVLAWVAAGRRQADIAATLGLSGRTVENHLRSARRHLGVATTAQAIKIAIRKGEIKG; this is translated from the coding sequence GTGAGCCCCGGACCTGCCGAAGCACTCTTGCGCGCCGCCCTCGACATCGAGGCGGCGCCCACGCTGGTGGCAATCCAGAAGGCCGTCCGCAGTTTTGCGGGGGCTTATGGTTACGATCGATTCGTCCTGTTCTCTGCCACCTCGACGGCGGAGGATGTGGTCGAGCGCATTTACTGGGTGGAAGGCGACTGGTTCGGCGACGGCATCGCTGTCGACGCCCAGACCTACGTTCAGCGCTGCCCCGTGACTCGCCATCTGCTGGACACCCGCGAATCGTTCTTCTGGAGCAAAGTGCAGGAGCAGAGCGGTGAACTCTATCGGGTGGTTCGCTTGCCAAGCGGCCCGGGCGTGCATGGCTTGCAGATTCCGGTCTTCGGCCCGCGAGGGCTTGAGGGCGCCATGAGTCTGGGTGGCGAGCAGATCGATGCTTCCGCGCGGGTTCGTCTGGCGCTGGGCATGCTCGCTTCGGTGGCGTTTTACTCCGCACGACGCTTGCTCGAAGCGCCGCGGGACGAGACGGCCGGAAAACTCTCGACCCGCGAGCGCGAAGTGCTGGCGTGGGTCGCTGCCGGTCGCCGGCAGGCCGACATCGCTGCCACCCTCGGTCTGTCCGGGCGCACGGTGGAAAATCACCTGCGTTCGGCCCGTCGGCATCTGGGCGTGGCAACCACCGCCCAGGCCATCAAGATTGCCATTCGCAAGGGTGAAATAAAGGGGTGA
- a CDS encoding VOC family protein, with protein sequence MQLKFSHVDVLVNNLEEACAYYARILKARISRTQVWERGGLHVRYAIALIGQERFMLVQPLAGNLRELLDSSGEGMIYRHCYSTPDIEKAYDELVAEGVQPEDENGKPLAREHLKSPAGARIIWLPKRFGHFSIEILEEKTLEAFIKDAFA encoded by the coding sequence ATGCAACTCAAGTTCAGTCACGTCGATGTACTCGTCAATAATCTCGAAGAAGCCTGTGCGTACTACGCGCGGATATTGAAGGCGAGAATCTCCAGGACACAGGTGTGGGAGCGGGGCGGCTTGCATGTGCGCTATGCGATTGCGTTGATCGGGCAGGAGCGTTTCATGCTGGTCCAGCCGTTGGCCGGGAATCTGCGGGAGCTCCTGGATAGCTCGGGCGAGGGCATGATCTACCGTCACTGCTATTCGACTCCCGACATCGAAAAAGCCTACGACGAACTGGTCGCCGAAGGTGTGCAGCCAGAAGATGAAAACGGTAAACCGCTGGCCCGCGAACACCTGAAATCGCCGGCAGGGGCGCGCATCATCTGGTTGCCCAAACGCTTCGGGCACTTCTCGATCGAAATCCTCGAAGAAAAAACGCTGGAGGCGTTTATCAAGGACGCGTTTGCCTGA
- a CDS encoding ABC transporter ATP-binding protein, whose product MLRLFEQRLDPFPPDEAPPPPVGLARFLWACTRGARGYILALALLSAGVSIYEAWLFSFLGQVVDLLSAWQAGGDVNGQESRVLWGIGIVLLTSVGLVALRTMVQHQVLAINLPLRLRWDFHRLMLRQSLSFFSDEFSGRVTTKVMQTALAVREVLFTVIEIAPGIGVYFIAIIALAGGFALKLMLPFIAWVALFGLAMLYFVPRLGQVGQEQAHARSSMTGRVSDAYTNITTVKLFSHSKREAHFARAAMEDFKQTGFRQMRLVSQFEIVNQALVVGLIMGAGGYALWLWHQGEVGTGAVAAITAMALRINGMSHWIMWQMTSLFENIGTVQDGMGTLTRGPKVQDAPDAGVLVPSGGAVTFDNVSFNYNGERQVLDGLSLSIQPGEKIGLVGRSGAGKSTLINLLLRFYDVDRGEIRIDGQNIAQVTQDSLRSAIGMVTQDTSLLHRSIRDNIAYGRPDATDAQIQRAAANAQADGFINQLSDRQGHTGYDTLVGERGIKLSGGQRQRIAIARVMLKNAPILLLDEATSALDSEVEVAIQESLDEMMQGKTVIAIAHRLSTIAAMDRLIVMDEGRIIEQGTHTELLAKNGTYARLWQHQSGGFLGEDQGVAEAMDQA is encoded by the coding sequence ATGCTTCGCCTGTTTGAACAACGGCTCGACCCCTTCCCGCCCGACGAAGCGCCGCCACCGCCGGTCGGTCTGGCGCGATTCCTGTGGGCCTGCACCCGCGGCGCTCGTGGTTATATCCTCGCGCTGGCGCTGCTCAGTGCCGGTGTGTCGATCTACGAAGCCTGGTTGTTTTCCTTTCTCGGTCAGGTCGTGGACCTGCTCTCGGCTTGGCAGGCCGGCGGCGATGTGAACGGCCAGGAGAGCCGCGTGCTGTGGGGCATCGGCATCGTATTGCTGACCAGCGTCGGGCTTGTGGCGCTGCGCACTATGGTTCAGCACCAGGTGTTGGCGATCAATCTGCCGCTGCGCCTGCGTTGGGATTTTCACCGGCTGATGCTGCGGCAGAGCCTTTCATTCTTTTCCGATGAGTTCTCCGGCCGGGTCACGACCAAGGTGATGCAGACGGCGCTGGCCGTGCGCGAGGTGCTGTTCACCGTTATCGAAATCGCACCGGGCATTGGCGTCTACTTCATAGCGATCATCGCCCTGGCCGGCGGTTTCGCCCTGAAGCTCATGCTGCCGTTCATTGCCTGGGTCGCGCTGTTCGGGCTGGCGATGCTGTATTTCGTGCCACGCCTGGGCCAGGTCGGGCAGGAACAAGCCCATGCGCGGTCATCGATGACGGGCCGGGTTTCGGATGCCTACACCAACATCACCACGGTGAAACTGTTCTCCCACTCCAAACGTGAAGCGCACTTTGCGCGGGCGGCGATGGAGGACTTCAAACAGACCGGTTTTCGCCAGATGCGTCTGGTCAGCCAGTTCGAAATCGTCAATCAGGCGTTGGTGGTCGGGCTGATCATGGGCGCCGGCGGTTACGCCTTGTGGCTGTGGCATCAGGGCGAAGTCGGCACCGGGGCGGTGGCGGCAATCACGGCGATGGCGTTGCGCATCAACGGCATGTCGCACTGGATCATGTGGCAGATGACGTCGCTGTTCGAAAACATCGGCACGGTGCAGGACGGCATGGGCACCCTGACCCGTGGCCCCAAGGTCCAGGATGCGCCGGACGCCGGCGTATTGGTGCCTTCCGGCGGTGCGGTGACTTTCGACAACGTCAGCTTCAACTACAACGGCGAACGCCAGGTGCTCGACGGCTTGAGCCTGAGCATCCAGCCGGGGGAAAAAATCGGTCTGGTGGGCCGCTCCGGTGCCGGTAAATCCACGCTGATCAACCTGCTGCTGCGCTTTTATGACGTCGATCGCGGCGAGATTCGCATCGACGGGCAAAACATCGCACAGGTGACACAGGACAGCCTGCGCAGCGCGATCGGCATGGTCACTCAGGACACGTCCCTGCTGCACCGCTCGATTCGCGACAACATTGCCTACGGCCGACCGGACGCGACCGACGCGCAAATCCAGCGCGCTGCGGCCAACGCCCAGGCCGACGGCTTCATCAACCAGTTGAGCGACCGTCAGGGCCACACCGGCTACGACACGCTGGTGGGCGAGCGCGGCATCAAGCTTTCCGGTGGCCAGCGCCAACGGATCGCCATCGCCCGGGTGATGTTAAAGAACGCTCCGATCCTTCTACTGGACGAAGCTACCAGCGCGCTGGATTCAGAAGTCGAAGTCGCGATTCAGGAAAGCCTCGATGAAATGATGCAGGGCAAGACCGTGATCGCCATCGCCCATCGACTGTCGACGATTGCGGCGATGGATCGACTGATCGTCATGGATGAGGGGCGCATCATCGAGCAAGGCACCCACACCGAACTGCTGGCGAAAAACGGCACCTATGCGCGGCTGTGGCAGCATCAGAGTGGCGGGTTTCTGGGTGAGGATCAGGGCGTTGCCGAGGCGATGGATCAGGCGTGA
- a CDS encoding GGDEF domain-containing protein produces MELSDLRHEQGASIDEQVNTDRLHQLFRQSVSAVVGSYLAALMLCGLCWDRFEHACIFGWLGLLTASTLLRVSMFVAWFRSDESERTPKRWERKYWATLVLSAGIWGAGALIIMPADDLLAQALVMLFTVGMSVSAVSCYSAYRYMTLVSMALVLLPCTFWLLFQPSTLQVGMALAVLVFASFVARATRKMTEALEAAFRLTREMERAHNISRLAARTDELTGLNNRRAFFERAQQLFDECRRRQSNLCAVMLDMDHFKHINDTYGHQVGDRVLQQMGSIICTYFRDTDVHGRLGGEEFAILLPDTSIEVALELLENLIVTMPRIMTGPVHRITASLGVASMQSEDSDLHSLMNNADKALYRAKALGRNQIAVAEPV; encoded by the coding sequence ATGGAATTATCAGATCTTCGGCATGAGCAGGGCGCTTCGATCGACGAGCAGGTCAACACTGATCGATTGCATCAGTTGTTTCGCCAATCCGTTTCAGCCGTTGTCGGCAGCTACCTGGCAGCGCTCATGCTCTGCGGGCTGTGTTGGGATCGTTTTGAGCATGCCTGCATTTTCGGGTGGCTCGGCCTGCTGACGGCGTCTACGTTGTTGCGTGTTTCGATGTTTGTCGCCTGGTTTCGCAGCGATGAGAGCGAGCGGACACCCAAGCGTTGGGAGCGCAAATACTGGGCGACCCTGGTGCTGTCCGCCGGCATCTGGGGCGCAGGTGCGTTGATCATCATGCCGGCCGACGACCTGTTGGCCCAGGCATTGGTCATGCTCTTCACGGTCGGGATGTCGGTCAGCGCGGTGTCCTGTTATTCGGCCTATCGATACATGACACTGGTCTCCATGGCGCTGGTGTTGCTGCCGTGTACGTTCTGGCTGTTGTTTCAACCGTCCACGCTTCAGGTGGGAATGGCGCTGGCGGTCCTGGTCTTCGCCTCGTTCGTCGCCCGTGCGACGCGCAAAATGACTGAAGCGCTGGAGGCGGCCTTTCGCCTGACCCGGGAAATGGAGCGGGCGCACAATATCTCCAGACTTGCCGCGCGGACCGACGAGCTGACCGGCCTGAACAATCGGCGGGCGTTTTTCGAGCGGGCGCAGCAACTGTTCGATGAGTGCAGGCGACGCCAGTCGAACCTGTGTGCCGTCATGCTGGACATGGATCATTTCAAACACATCAATGACACCTATGGCCACCAGGTCGGGGATCGTGTTCTGCAGCAGATGGGGAGCATCATCTGTACGTATTTTCGGGACACCGATGTGCATGGCCGATTAGGTGGCGAAGAGTTCGCGATCCTGCTTCCGGACACCTCGATCGAGGTAGCGCTGGAGCTGCTGGAAAACCTGATTGTGACCATGCCCAGGATCATGACCGGCCCGGTTCATCGCATCACCGCCAGTCTGGGCGTTGCCTCGATGCAGAGCGAAGACTCGGATCTTCACAGTTTGATGAACAATGCCGACAAGGCCTTGTATCGCGCCAAGGCTTTGGGACGTAATCAGATCGCGGTGGCCGAGCCGGTTTAG
- a CDS encoding oxidoreductase — translation MHNTKTLFITGVSSGFGHALAKEALAAGHRVIGTVRSEADLQAFRALSIDNAYGVLLDVTDFDRIESVVATVEATHGPVDVLVNNAGYGHEGIFEESPLEDMRRQFDVNVFGAVAVTKAFVPFFRQRRAGHILNITSMGGTITMPGIAYYCGSKFALEGISDTLSKELAPFNIFVTAVAPGSFRTDWAGRSMQRTPRSIADYDASFDPVRKAREDKSGKQLGDPQKAAQAMLQIIACPAPPAHLLLGSDALSLVRDKLKRATSEIDQWETLTRSTDH, via the coding sequence ATGCACAACACCAAAACCCTCTTCATCACCGGCGTCAGCAGCGGCTTCGGCCATGCGCTGGCCAAAGAAGCGCTGGCCGCCGGACACCGTGTCATCGGCACCGTGCGCAGCGAAGCTGACCTGCAAGCCTTTCGGGCGCTGTCCATCGATAACGCGTACGGCGTGCTGCTGGATGTCACGGACTTCGACCGGATCGAGAGCGTCGTGGCGACCGTCGAAGCGACCCACGGCCCGGTCGATGTGCTGGTCAACAACGCGGGCTACGGGCACGAAGGCATTTTCGAAGAATCGCCACTGGAGGACATGCGCCGCCAGTTCGACGTGAATGTGTTCGGCGCGGTCGCCGTGACCAAAGCGTTTGTGCCGTTCTTTCGCCAGCGGCGGGCGGGCCATATTCTCAATATCACGTCGATGGGCGGCACGATCACGATGCCGGGAATCGCGTACTACTGCGGCAGCAAGTTTGCGCTCGAAGGCATCTCCGATACGCTGAGCAAGGAATTGGCGCCGTTCAATATCTTCGTGACTGCCGTCGCACCGGGTTCATTTCGGACCGACTGGGCCGGGCGCTCGATGCAGCGCACGCCCCGCAGCATCGCCGACTATGACGCCAGCTTCGATCCGGTGCGCAAGGCGCGCGAAGACAAGAGCGGCAAGCAGCTCGGCGATCCGCAGAAAGCGGCGCAGGCGATGTTGCAGATCATCGCCTGCCCTGCTCCGCCCGCGCATCTGTTGCTGGGCAGCGATGCATTGAGCCTGGTGCGCGACAAGCTGAAACGCGCCACCAGCGAGATCGATCAATGGGAAACGCTGACCCGCTCCACCGATCATTGA